Proteins from a genomic interval of Salinarchaeum sp. Harcht-Bsk1:
- a CDS encoding polysaccharide deacetylase family protein — MSGESAERSDADGQTVEDEAGPAPDANEAWPPSEVRAADEDVEVQRESAGSAPDGVGAARIDRPGVQEPPRPPNEVTSRRDARPLTGEPSPVDAPPASEPSGSAIQTFTPGTNQDWTAGVIADGDPQVGDDLLPDHSFALCLTHDVDRPYKLAQAFFYALRDRDPTQLASLLPGRQPNWTFDTILQIEARHDVRSAFYFLDEQRLFRDRPMREWLDLDAWRLYADRYDLDDPAIVELLHRLDRGGWEVGLHGSYESYDDRERLRAEKERLERVLGTPIRGGRQHYLNRTLPETWEHHAAIGQDYDATIGSASEIGFGYGDTIGRPFDDSFVAFPLTMMDVAMPDPGTDPAAAWSAADRVLEAAAERGAITTVLWHPRVFNESDWPGHTDLYRHLIERAQSLGGWVGSPAELYDELDHPA, encoded by the coding sequence ATGAGTGGAGAGTCCGCGGAGCGATCGGACGCGGACGGCCAGACCGTCGAGGACGAGGCGGGGCCAGCTCCGGACGCCAACGAAGCGTGGCCGCCGAGCGAGGTGCGGGCCGCCGACGAGGACGTGGAGGTCCAGCGCGAGTCGGCCGGGAGCGCCCCGGACGGCGTCGGCGCCGCCCGGATCGATCGCCCCGGCGTGCAGGAACCCCCACGGCCCCCGAACGAGGTCACGTCGCGGCGGGACGCGCGACCGCTCACCGGGGAACCGTCCCCGGTCGACGCGCCACCGGCCAGCGAACCGTCCGGATCGGCCATCCAGACGTTTACGCCGGGGACCAACCAGGACTGGACCGCCGGCGTGATCGCGGACGGCGATCCGCAGGTCGGCGATGACCTCCTGCCCGACCACAGCTTCGCGCTCTGTCTCACCCACGACGTCGATCGGCCGTACAAGCTGGCTCAGGCGTTCTTCTACGCCCTCCGGGATCGGGACCCCACCCAGCTGGCGTCTCTCCTGCCCGGTCGCCAGCCCAACTGGACCTTCGATACGATCCTCCAGATCGAGGCCAGGCACGACGTCCGATCGGCCTTCTACTTCCTCGACGAGCAGCGTCTGTTCCGCGACCGTCCGATGCGGGAGTGGCTCGACCTCGACGCCTGGCGGCTCTACGCCGATCGATACGACCTCGACGACCCCGCGATCGTCGAGTTGCTCCACCGTCTCGACCGCGGCGGCTGGGAGGTCGGGCTCCACGGCTCCTACGAGTCCTACGACGACCGGGAGCGACTCCGCGCGGAGAAGGAACGGCTCGAGCGCGTCCTCGGTACGCCGATCAGGGGCGGACGGCAGCACTACCTGAACCGGACGCTGCCCGAGACCTGGGAGCACCACGCCGCGATCGGCCAGGACTACGACGCGACGATCGGCTCCGCGAGCGAGATCGGATTCGGCTACGGCGACACGATCGGGCGGCCGTTCGACGACTCTTTCGTCGCCTTCCCGCTGACGATGATGGACGTCGCGATGCCCGATCCCGGGACGGACCCCGCGGCCGCATGGTCCGCAGCCGATCGCGTCCTCGAGGCCGCAGCCGAACGGGGCGCGATCACCACGGTGCTCTGGCACCCCCGCGTGTTCAACGAGAGCGACTGGCCGGGGCACACCGACCTCTACCGGCACCTGATCGAGCGCGCCCAGTCGCTGGGCGGCTGGGTCGGTTCGCCAGCGGAACTCTACGACGAACTCGATCACCCGGCGTAA
- a CDS encoding DUF354 domain-containing protein: MRVHFDVTHPAHVHLFRHAIESLAAEGHAVGVTAREKEVTTALLDAYGIEHEVLSRKREAAWALGPEWGVRTLRTLDYVRRFDPDVVVSQLNPSAVGAATLTRTPSVVFHDSETAGRLADVLAPLTDVVCSPTGVQQRLGDNHRFYDGFHELAYLHPDRFEADPDLLAEYGVDSEASYAVVRFVSMGAYHDVGEAGLAREQKRRLVETLAEHGPVYVSSEGEPPADLPGDSVPVPPDAIHHLLANASVFVGDSDTMAIEAAVLGTPTVRVDSFGDGDVLGCFNELERFDLVHSTTDGDEAVERAAELADDPAATDRWRRRRDRLLDETVDVSAYMVDTIREVAG, from the coding sequence ATGCGCGTTCACTTTGACGTCACGCACCCCGCTCACGTCCACCTGTTTCGACACGCGATCGAGTCGCTCGCCGCCGAGGGCCACGCGGTCGGCGTCACTGCCAGAGAGAAGGAGGTAACCACGGCTTTGCTCGACGCCTACGGCATCGAGCACGAGGTCCTCTCCCGCAAGCGCGAGGCGGCCTGGGCCCTCGGGCCGGAGTGGGGCGTGCGCACGCTCAGGACCCTGGATTACGTCCGGCGGTTCGACCCGGACGTCGTCGTGAGCCAGCTCAACCCCAGCGCCGTCGGCGCAGCGACGCTGACCCGGACGCCGAGCGTCGTCTTCCACGACAGCGAGACCGCTGGACGACTCGCGGACGTCCTCGCGCCGCTGACCGACGTCGTCTGCTCGCCGACCGGCGTCCAGCAGCGCCTCGGAGACAATCACCGCTTCTACGACGGCTTCCACGAACTCGCCTACCTTCACCCCGATCGGTTCGAGGCCGACCCCGACCTGCTCGCCGAGTACGGCGTCGATTCCGAGGCGTCCTACGCCGTCGTCCGGTTCGTCTCGATGGGCGCCTATCACGACGTCGGCGAGGCCGGACTCGCCCGGGAGCAGAAACGCCGACTCGTCGAGACCCTCGCCGAGCACGGTCCGGTCTACGTCAGCAGCGAGGGCGAACCGCCGGCGGACCTCCCAGGCGACTCCGTCCCGGTCCCGCCAGATGCGATCCACCACCTGCTCGCGAACGCCTCGGTGTTCGTCGGCGACTCCGACACGATGGCGATCGAGGCGGCGGTGCTCGGGACGCCGACGGTGCGCGTCGACTCCTTCGGCGACGGGGACGTCCTGGGTTGCTTCAACGAACTCGAGCGCTTCGACCTCGTCCACTCCACGACCGACGGCGACGAGGCCGTCGAGCGAGCGGCCGAACTGGCTGACGATCCGGCTGCAACCGACCGCTGGCGGCGACGGCGCGATCGGCTCCTCGACGAGACGGTCGACGTCTCGGCGTACATGGTCGACACCATTCGGGAGGTGGCAGGATGA
- a CDS encoding helix-turn-helix domain-containing protein, with amino-acid sequence MSVIAELTISSPILFESTFEKTPDVELVFEDAHYVNTGQTTVEYVFFLWVTGASPEQFEAAVAADETIEYVKRLVEAENRTLYRVVTPDLRPAEEPLFFPLCRRHDVTVIETRRTVTGFHAKIRIPTRDGFRSFQRVLAERGATVDVRKLHTGETEQSSLSHLTEKQREALQLAYDRGYFETPKSVTLSELADEFGVAPQTLSRHLRVAVESLVERAVSSTYSQAE; translated from the coding sequence ATGAGTGTCATTGCGGAACTGACGATCTCTTCTCCGATTCTGTTCGAGTCTACGTTCGAGAAGACGCCCGACGTCGAATTGGTCTTCGAGGACGCCCACTACGTCAACACAGGCCAGACTACGGTCGAGTACGTATTCTTTCTCTGGGTGACCGGTGCGTCGCCGGAACAGTTCGAGGCTGCTGTCGCGGCGGACGAAACGATCGAATACGTCAAACGACTCGTCGAAGCCGAGAACCGGACGCTCTACCGGGTCGTCACACCGGATCTCCGGCCAGCCGAAGAGCCACTCTTTTTCCCTCTCTGTCGCAGACACGACGTCACCGTCATCGAAACCAGGCGAACGGTGACCGGCTTTCACGCCAAGATACGGATCCCCACCAGGGACGGATTCCGATCGTTTCAACGGGTGCTTGCGGAGAGAGGCGCCACGGTCGATGTCAGAAAGTTGCACACCGGAGAGACAGAGCAGTCGTCGCTCTCTCACCTGACAGAGAAGCAACGGGAGGCGCTGCAACTCGCCTACGATCGTGGGTACTTCGAGACGCCGAAATCGGTCACGCTCTCTGAACTCGCCGACGAGTTCGGCGTCGCGCCCCAGACGCTCTCGCGACACCTCCGCGTCGCCGTCGAATCGCTGGTCGAGCGAGCCGTGTCGTCGACCTACTCCCAGGCCGAGTGA
- a CDS encoding glycosyltransferase has product MRVLNLVTNHRARFFNQQVAALEDRGVECTTIAVPNDHQPGDGRSVLDYLRLLPPTIRESFGDYDFVHANNGLTAPAALLQPSLPVLVSLWGSDLFGRYGPITRRCAARADEVVVMSDEMADALPFEPTVIPHGVDLDRFAPQEQRAAREQVGWRTDCEHVLFPYDPGREVKDFPRAERLVAAAREQTDVEFELQTVSGVPHAEVATYMNAATVLVLPSKSEGSPNAVKEAMACNLPVVATDVGDVRERLDGVEPSAVSQDDEVLASAIAEIVERGERSNGRERVAAEVSVDATADRLYEVYRSIADAAE; this is encoded by the coding sequence ATCCGCGTCCTGAACCTCGTGACGAACCACCGGGCGCGCTTTTTCAACCAGCAGGTGGCGGCGCTGGAGGACCGCGGCGTCGAGTGCACCACGATCGCAGTGCCGAACGACCACCAGCCAGGCGACGGCCGCTCCGTGCTCGACTACCTCCGGCTCCTGCCGCCGACGATTCGGGAGTCCTTCGGCGACTACGACTTCGTCCACGCGAACAACGGTCTGACCGCACCGGCTGCGCTGCTACAGCCGTCGCTCCCGGTGCTGGTGTCGCTGTGGGGGTCGGATCTCTTCGGCCGCTACGGCCCGATTACCCGCCGATGCGCTGCGCGTGCCGACGAGGTCGTCGTCATGTCCGACGAGATGGCCGACGCGCTCCCCTTCGAGCCCACGGTGATCCCCCACGGCGTCGACCTCGACCGGTTCGCCCCGCAGGAGCAACGGGCGGCCCGCGAGCAGGTCGGCTGGCGGACCGACTGCGAGCACGTTCTCTTTCCCTACGACCCCGGACGCGAGGTGAAGGATTTCCCGCGCGCCGAACGCCTCGTCGCGGCGGCACGCGAGCAGACAGACGTCGAGTTCGAACTCCAGACTGTCAGCGGCGTTCCACACGCTGAGGTGGCAACGTACATGAACGCCGCCACCGTGCTCGTGTTGCCCTCGAAGAGCGAGGGATCGCCGAACGCTGTCAAGGAGGCCATGGCCTGTAACCTCCCGGTCGTCGCGACCGACGTCGGGGACGTGCGGGAACGACTCGACGGCGTCGAACCCTCCGCAGTCTCCCAGGACGACGAGGTCCTCGCCAGCGCGATCGCCGAGATCGTCGAGCGTGGCGAGCGCTCCAACGGCAGGGAGCGCGTCGCCGCCGAGGTGAGCGTCGACGCGACGGCCGACCGTCTCTACGAGGTCTACCGGTCGATCGCGGACGCGGCGGAGTGA
- a CDS encoding nucleotide sugar dehydrogenase → MSDVFTVDRLYGTLAPAEHRSRSFQNGEIPVAVYGLGKLGLPVAATLAEASGNVIGADVDPAVVRELEQGRSHVDGEPGLDELVERLVEDGSLSAVQDPSKAAARASIHVIVVPTLLDDENEPDLAALIAAASSIAAGLDPGDLVLLESTVPPGTTAEMLEPSLAAASGLDPSEFGVAFCPERISSGRALKDIREAYPKIVGGTDEAATEAAALIYEHVTDNEVIETTDATTAEAVKVFGGVYRDVNIALANEFARYADEIGVDVEEVTEAANTVPVTSILEPGIGVGGHCIPVYPHFLTKPHTVDGPVIPAARALNDDMPAYAVDRLADELAAEDVDLGDATVVLFGLAYRGDVAETRYSPSVDVAELLAQFGAEVLAVDPVLDDATVADVPTELVSVAEAATARPDAAIYATDHGAFERIDWSTFEPMVVLDGRNALDLAGTEHRQCRLGDGKTPPPASHWLANDPRRTQP, encoded by the coding sequence ATGAGCGACGTGTTCACCGTCGATCGGCTGTACGGCACGCTCGCACCGGCGGAGCACCGCAGTCGGTCCTTCCAGAACGGCGAAATTCCGGTCGCGGTCTACGGCCTCGGCAAACTCGGACTACCCGTCGCCGCGACGCTCGCGGAGGCCTCCGGGAACGTGATCGGTGCCGACGTGGATCCGGCAGTCGTCCGGGAACTGGAGCAGGGCCGCTCGCACGTCGACGGCGAACCGGGACTCGACGAACTCGTGGAGCGCCTGGTGGAGGACGGATCGCTCAGCGCCGTCCAGGACCCGAGCAAGGCAGCGGCGAGGGCGTCGATCCACGTGATCGTCGTCCCGACGCTGCTCGACGACGAGAACGAACCCGATCTCGCGGCGCTGATCGCGGCCGCCTCCTCGATCGCTGCGGGTCTCGACCCGGGCGACCTCGTCCTGCTCGAGTCGACGGTGCCGCCGGGGACGACCGCGGAGATGCTGGAGCCATCCCTCGCTGCCGCGAGCGGGCTCGACCCCTCCGAGTTCGGCGTCGCGTTCTGCCCCGAACGCATCAGCTCCGGGCGCGCCCTGAAGGACATCCGCGAGGCCTACCCCAAGATCGTCGGCGGAACCGACGAGGCGGCGACCGAGGCCGCTGCGCTGATCTACGAGCACGTGACCGACAACGAGGTGATCGAGACGACCGACGCGACGACCGCGGAGGCAGTCAAAGTCTTCGGCGGCGTCTACCGGGACGTCAACATCGCGCTCGCCAACGAGTTCGCCCGCTACGCCGACGAGATCGGCGTGGACGTCGAAGAAGTCACAGAGGCCGCGAACACGGTTCCCGTCACCTCGATCCTCGAACCGGGCATCGGGGTCGGCGGGCACTGCATTCCGGTGTACCCGCACTTTCTCACGAAGCCCCACACCGTCGACGGCCCGGTGATCCCCGCGGCCCGCGCGCTCAACGACGACATGCCGGCCTACGCCGTCGACCGCCTCGCCGACGAACTGGCAGCCGAGGACGTCGACCTCGGCGACGCGACCGTCGTCCTCTTCGGACTCGCCTACCGTGGCGACGTCGCGGAGACGCGGTACAGTCCGTCGGTCGACGTCGCGGAGCTGCTGGCCCAGTTCGGTGCCGAGGTCCTCGCAGTCGACCCCGTGCTCGACGACGCGACGGTCGCCGACGTGCCAACCGAACTGGTCTCCGTCGCCGAGGCCGCAACAGCCCGGCCCGACGCCGCCATATACGCCACGGACCACGGCGCGTTCGAGCGAATCGACTGGTCCACGTTCGAGCCGATGGTCGTCCTCGACGGCAGGAACGCCCTCGACCTCGCGGGAACCGAGCACCGGCAGTGCCGGCTCGGCGACGGTAAAACACCACCGCCAGCGTCGCACTGGCTCGCGAACGACCCTCGGCGAACCCAACCGTGA
- a CDS encoding acyltransferase, with product MEPEAIRVTDAAMSEDAEIAPTATLSPAGVEGEPPVLGAGATVRGGTVIYPDVVIGEGFSTGHDAVIREATRIGDDVLVGTMAVIDGHARIGDGTSLQTNAYVPTQTIVGDRVFLGPGATLTNDATPVRDEATGLEGPTLNDDVTIGANATILPGVEIGEGAFVAAGAIVTEDVPPQTLAVGTPAEHRALPTDLEGRNQL from the coding sequence ATGGAACCGGAGGCGATTCGCGTGACGGACGCAGCGATGAGCGAGGACGCGGAGATCGCTCCGACTGCGACGCTCTCGCCGGCCGGCGTGGAGGGCGAGCCACCAGTGCTCGGTGCAGGCGCGACCGTCCGCGGTGGGACGGTGATCTACCCCGACGTCGTGATCGGCGAGGGGTTCTCGACTGGGCACGACGCGGTGATCCGCGAGGCGACCCGGATCGGCGACGACGTCCTCGTCGGCACCATGGCCGTGATCGACGGGCACGCACGGATCGGGGACGGCACCAGCCTCCAGACGAACGCGTACGTACCGACACAAACGATCGTCGGCGATCGCGTGTTCCTCGGCCCAGGTGCGACGCTGACGAACGACGCCACGCCCGTCCGCGACGAAGCAACCGGACTCGAGGGGCCGACGCTCAACGACGACGTGACGATCGGTGCCAACGCGACGATCCTTCCAGGCGTCGAGATCGGCGAGGGTGCGTTCGTCGCCGCTGGCGCGATCGTCACCGAGGACGTACCGCCGCAGACGCTTGCGGTGGGGACGCCCGCCGAGCACCGTGCCCTCCCGACGGACCTCGAGGGGAGGAACCAGCTATGA
- a CDS encoding polysaccharide deacetylase has protein sequence MGTVVISVDAALGWSCIDRQSPPVERVEAARSGWRTLLDRFDDHDLPATWGVVGHLLLEHCDGVHEHHPLSPGWFDREREAWEDCPELRFAPNLVEETVDAPAGHEFAFMPFSHVEFGHDEVSSDLARAECVGFFDALPDDLPSPRTATFPCNAVGHRAVLAEWGFECYRGRIPGRATQLPIARSARRLANATVAGPPIVRPTVDEYGLVALPTSLDCSAAQSAAGRLYSRAITDPTLAAVHRGLERVAASDDGVFHCRLRPIDVIDDRDESRLESFCRAVADYRDDEGVDVATVGTVAERARSAPPSRWSHPMT, from the coding sequence ATGGGCACCGTGGTTATTTCGGTCGACGCCGCACTCGGCTGGAGCTGCATCGATCGTCAGTCGCCACCGGTCGAGCGCGTCGAAGCAGCGCGCTCGGGATGGCGAACGTTGCTCGACCGGTTCGACGACCACGACCTCCCCGCGACCTGGGGCGTCGTCGGGCACCTCCTGCTCGAGCACTGCGACGGCGTGCACGAACACCACCCGCTCTCACCCGGCTGGTTCGACCGCGAGCGCGAGGCGTGGGAGGACTGTCCCGAACTCCGATTCGCTCCGAATCTCGTGGAGGAGACCGTCGACGCACCGGCGGGTCACGAGTTCGCGTTCATGCCATTCTCCCACGTCGAGTTCGGCCACGACGAGGTGTCCTCGGACCTCGCCCGCGCGGAGTGTGTGGGTTTCTTCGACGCGTTGCCCGACGACCTGCCGTCTCCGCGAACGGCGACGTTCCCATGCAACGCCGTCGGTCATCGCGCCGTCCTCGCGGAGTGGGGCTTCGAGTGCTATCGGGGGCGGATCCCCGGCAGGGCGACGCAGCTCCCGATCGCGCGCTCTGCCCGTCGGCTTGCGAACGCCACGGTCGCGGGGCCACCGATCGTTCGCCCGACGGTCGACGAGTACGGACTGGTCGCCCTCCCGACCTCCCTCGACTGTTCGGCCGCCCAGAGCGCAGCGGGCCGGCTCTACAGCCGTGCGATCACCGATCCGACGCTCGCCGCAGTCCACCGCGGCCTCGAACGCGTGGCAGCCAGCGACGACGGCGTGTTCCACTGCCGGCTGCGTCCGATCGACGTGATCGACGACCGCGACGAGTCCCGCCTCGAATCGTTCTGTCGTGCCGTCGCCGACTACCGCGACGACGAGGGCGTCGACGTGGCGACCGTCGGCACCGTCGCCGAACGCGCCCGCTCCGCGCCGCCCTCTCGGTGGTCCCATCCGATGACGTGA
- a CDS encoding carboxylate--amine ligase, giving the protein MRSLAAKGIEPIVVSEKGGVPAAASRFVERTEPLPDPRDDFLAYRDALLALAERFDVDSIYPLRPEDGYLLSRYVQQFEAHVSLVVPPMDALERVHDRLALAAAAEAAGVPVPETKSLDDVDDWSGRHVVKSRYNVLADAYFPDRSPEDVDVVKAIEHLPPAVEPDRAETVAAFDHVPIVQEFVPKDGEYMVAALYDHGDPVATFQHLQIRGDSYTGGGGVYRRSIRDPELASVAHDLLAELEWHGLACIEYMRDARTGEYVLTEINPRFWQSLPSTVRAGADFPWYYYLLATGRGDEIEPSYRTGLGSHLLHGELGHLMSVRSDESPLVDRPSFVGTAAAIAGSCLVEPRFDYLRLDDPAPFLHGIRTKLRRNR; this is encoded by the coding sequence GTGCGATCGCTCGCAGCGAAGGGCATCGAGCCAATCGTGGTTTCGGAGAAAGGCGGCGTGCCGGCGGCTGCCTCCCGGTTCGTCGAGCGGACGGAGCCGCTTCCGGACCCACGCGATGATTTTCTCGCCTATCGCGACGCGTTGCTGGCGCTCGCCGAGCGGTTCGACGTCGATTCGATCTACCCGCTCCGCCCGGAGGACGGGTACCTCCTCTCCCGGTACGTCCAGCAGTTCGAAGCGCACGTCTCGCTCGTCGTGCCGCCGATGGACGCGCTGGAGCGAGTCCACGACAGGCTCGCACTCGCGGCGGCAGCGGAGGCCGCTGGCGTCCCCGTCCCCGAGACGAAGTCGCTCGACGACGTCGACGACTGGAGCGGCCGACACGTCGTCAAGTCCCGATACAACGTCCTCGCAGACGCGTATTTCCCCGACCGCTCGCCCGAGGACGTCGACGTGGTGAAAGCGATCGAACACCTCCCGCCCGCCGTCGAACCCGATCGGGCGGAGACCGTCGCGGCGTTCGACCACGTGCCGATCGTCCAGGAGTTCGTCCCGAAGGACGGCGAGTACATGGTCGCGGCGCTGTACGACCACGGCGACCCCGTCGCGACCTTTCAACATCTCCAGATCCGTGGGGACTCCTACACGGGCGGCGGTGGCGTCTATCGCCGTTCGATTCGCGACCCGGAACTCGCGTCGGTCGCCCACGACCTGCTGGCCGAACTCGAGTGGCACGGCCTGGCCTGCATCGAGTACATGCGCGACGCCCGGACCGGCGAGTACGTCCTGACGGAGATCAACCCCCGATTCTGGCAGTCGTTGCCGTCGACGGTCCGGGCCGGTGCCGACTTTCCGTGGTACTACTACCTCCTGGCGACCGGGCGGGGCGACGAGATCGAGCCGTCCTACCGGACCGGTCTCGGAAGCCACCTGCTCCACGGCGAACTCGGCCACCTCATGAGCGTGCGATCCGACGAGTCGCCGCTCGTCGATCGTCCCTCCTTCGTCGGGACTGCGGCCGCGATCGCCGGCTCCTGTCTGGTCGAACCGCGGTTCGACTACCTGCGGCTCGACGATCCCGCGCCGTTCCTTCACGGGATCCGGACGAAACTTCGGCGCAACAGGTGA
- a CDS encoding methionyl-tRNA formyltransferase, with translation MYVPGDRTLDVPEDAEIVYASCTRPGHEVLETLLEYDAPITEIVSITPEMARRGSSSKYRSFAETADAHDLPIYYPQEYGMDDPADLDHFQSIDADVMIVNGWQRLVPGEILETFEYGALGNHGSAFGLPRGRGRSPLNWSLIEDLDRFLLSIIQLDPGPDSGEVVATKKFDLTTYDDIQTLYHKVTMAIEEMLFDSLGPVLREEIEYGEQRGEVTYYPKRNPEDGAIHWGNTTRDIYDLVRAVTDPYPGAFTLDDGTRVDIWEAIPFSDDFAFGVEPGTIVETFEAGDFVVATPDGTLLVREWDAEDWAPEPGVQFESRGEHDRVDRYEHRNHLTGSGAPDDV, from the coding sequence ATGTACGTCCCAGGCGACCGCACGCTCGACGTCCCCGAGGACGCCGAGATCGTCTACGCGAGCTGTACGAGGCCGGGGCACGAGGTGCTCGAGACGTTGCTCGAGTACGACGCTCCCATCACGGAGATCGTCTCGATCACGCCGGAGATGGCGCGGCGCGGCAGCTCCTCGAAGTACCGGTCCTTCGCCGAGACCGCCGACGCCCACGACCTGCCGATCTACTACCCGCAGGAGTACGGCATGGACGACCCGGCAGACCTCGATCACTTCCAGTCGATCGACGCGGACGTCATGATCGTCAACGGCTGGCAGCGCCTCGTGCCGGGCGAGATCCTCGAGACGTTCGAATACGGCGCCCTCGGCAACCACGGCAGCGCGTTCGGACTGCCGCGTGGCCGCGGTCGCTCGCCCCTGAACTGGTCGTTGATCGAGGACCTCGACCGCTTCCTGCTCTCGATCATCCAGCTGGATCCCGGCCCCGACTCCGGTGAGGTGGTGGCGACGAAGAAGTTCGACCTCACCACATACGACGACATTCAGACGCTCTACCACAAGGTGACCATGGCGATCGAGGAGATGCTGTTCGATAGCCTCGGGCCGGTGCTCCGCGAGGAGATCGAGTACGGCGAGCAACGCGGCGAGGTGACCTACTATCCCAAACGCAACCCCGAGGACGGTGCGATTCACTGGGGGAACACCACGCGGGACATCTACGACCTCGTCCGGGCGGTGACCGATCCCTACCCGGGCGCGTTCACCCTCGACGACGGCACGCGCGTGGACATCTGGGAGGCGATCCCCTTTTCCGACGACTTCGCGTTCGGCGTCGAACCGGGCACCATCGTCGAGACGTTCGAGGCCGGCGACTTCGTCGTCGCGACGCCCGACGGGACCCTGCTCGTCCGCGAGTGGGACGCGGAGGACTGGGCACCCGAACCGGGCGTCCAGTTCGAGTCCCGCGGCGAACACGACCGCGTCGACCGATACGAACACCGCAACCACCTCACTGGATCGGGGGCGCCAGATGACGTCTGA
- a CDS encoding NAD-dependent epimerase/dehydratase family protein, with protein sequence MTDDPGRPDGGSVELDPAPEPDDAAAVVADVTGEPIRVPDLGSVLVTGGGGFIGSHLVDALARHNDVRVLDRFDAGSEAGLPETVTTIEGDVRDRELLSEVVTDVDVIVHLAAQVSVEDSLDDPQRSSETNVAATLDVLELARREDARVVLASSAAIYGDPASIPIHETDPKRPESPYGVDKLAADNYARVYDARFDVPVVVLRYFNVYGADANAGVIRAFMERVDAGESLVIHGDGEQTRDFVHVDDVVRATIAAATTPHTGRAYNVGTGERVSIAELAHRVVDAVDDDLPIEYAPPRDGDVDHSLAAIDRARSWLGFEPRVDLETGIEATLSTAHEHH encoded by the coding sequence ATGACCGACGACCCCGGCCGACCCGACGGCGGATCCGTCGAACTCGATCCCGCACCGGAGCCCGACGACGCAGCAGCCGTCGTGGCGGACGTGACAGGTGAACCCATTCGCGTTCCAGACCTCGGCTCGGTGCTCGTCACCGGGGGTGGCGGCTTCATCGGCAGCCACCTCGTCGACGCGCTCGCTCGACACAACGACGTTCGCGTGTTGGACCGGTTCGACGCCGGTAGCGAGGCGGGGCTCCCGGAGACAGTGACCACGATCGAGGGCGACGTTCGTGACCGAGAGCTGCTCTCCGAGGTGGTGACCGACGTCGACGTGATCGTCCACCTGGCAGCCCAGGTCAGCGTCGAGGACTCGCTCGACGATCCCCAGCGAAGTAGCGAGACCAACGTCGCCGCGACGTTGGACGTGCTCGAACTCGCCCGTCGTGAAGACGCCCGCGTGGTGCTCGCCTCGAGCGCCGCCATCTACGGCGATCCCGCCTCGATTCCGATCCACGAGACCGATCCGAAGCGACCCGAGTCGCCGTACGGCGTCGACAAACTCGCCGCGGACAACTACGCCAGGGTCTACGACGCCCGATTCGACGTCCCGGTCGTCGTCCTGCGGTACTTCAACGTCTACGGTGCCGACGCGAACGCCGGCGTGATCCGGGCCTTCATGGAACGCGTCGATGCCGGTGAATCGCTGGTGATCCACGGTGACGGCGAGCAGACCCGTGACTTCGTCCACGTCGACGACGTCGTCCGTGCCACGATCGCTGCGGCCACGACGCCACACACCGGGCGAGCCTATAACGTCGGCACTGGCGAGCGAGTGTCGATCGCCGAACTGGCCCATCGCGTCGTCGACGCTGTAGACGACGATCTGCCGATCGAATACGCCCCGCCGCGTGACGGCGACGTCGATCACAGTCTCGCCGCGATCGATCGTGCACGATCGTGGCTGGGGTTCGAGCCGCGGGTTGATCTCGAGACCGGGATCGAAGCGACGCTCTCGACGGCCCACGAACACCACTGA